DNA from Mugil cephalus isolate CIBA_MC_2020 chromosome 5, CIBA_Mcephalus_1.1, whole genome shotgun sequence:
GATGTTGTCTTGGTAGCCGGGAGGCATGAAGGACAGGCTGTAGGGGTAGATCTTATGGCAGGCGGCTCTGTATGCCTCAGCCACCTTCTGCTGACCATCACCCAGTTGCCCATCACGCAGAGCCTCCAACACCTCAGTACagatctgcacaaacacaaacattcataGTAAGTGGACATGGACTATAGTGGACATGTTCTAAGGCAGAAACAGCAGGTGTATGGTACTGCAGACGCTAAGGATGTTATCACAGACCTGGATGCTTTTTCCAGACAGTGACTCATCGAGGGCTGTAGCTATCTCACAGGCCATCTTATCAGAGGAAGGCTCCAGGTAGACCATCATCTTCGCAGCTAGGAGCACAAGAGTTAGACAAACCTGAACTTGTTGGACTAAGACATTTCTAGAGTGAAGTCACAACTGCCATCTTACAAAGATGTAGCGGTAACACAGGCCATCATATCTGAACTGACACCCTTCTTCCAGCTCATGTTTAATTGACAATTTTCCCTTAATCACATTACCAAGGAGGAGCATGGCATTAAACAGAGCACTCCGTTCTCTTAGTGGGCCATTTCAACAACTTACTGTGAATGCTGTGTTCATCTAGAAACACCAGAGAATTGAAAAGAATCTAATTTGTGTGTCACggtgaaataaaaagcaaaatgcatCAAGCAGACTAGAATCTGCTCTTATGTGGGACCAGGTCTAACTTAACACTTCAACATGGTACACATGTGCACTCAATGTTAAGACTGTAACATgcaaggtttaaaaaaaaacaccgttGTTTAGCATTCATTAATGAGATCTCCACCACAGGTCAAATTGTGGCTTCAGACTCAGATGTAGTGTGTGATGCTGATAACTGGATCtaactattattattagaattagaGTATATAATTAGGTCTGCtcttattcattatttatatcaatTATCTGGGTCTAAATGTGTCGGGTGCTAATctgcatttttacacttttgggTAGATGGCCTGCACCACCACCTGAAGGAATATACAGTGgcacactgtatatacaagGCAATACTCAGATTACTGCTTTCTTACATATGCACTTTAACTGCACCGAGAAGAGCTGCTCCCAACTCAGCCTGATCACAAGATTAATGTTGCTCTCTGTTCCATTTGCATTTACTGAAGTGGGAAGGGCTTATGTCTCTCTCTGCACCCTTTGCATGGAATAAGTGAAATGACTGGAAACTGACAACTAATTTCTTTGAACTCTTTTAAATCCAGACTGAGTGTACTTGAGGCCAACTCCACAAAATGCActtgttttataattattagtgttgtcaaacaattaaaatttttaatcagattaatcacagggctgctgtggattaatttagattaatcacaattaaatatcattcatttttaatctatcaCTTTCCATTTTGCATGAGCCAACAGATTcaagaaagaagagaatatGCACTTAACATGTTTATTATAATAATGCGAGGGTTTTATATAGCGGTTTTCAATTAGATGTCCAAAGTTCAATGTGCTGTTTATCGGCTtccatttttcatcattttgcgCTGCAGATTGATTAATTGCGTTACATTTTTGAATCAGATTAaccatgatgatggattaatccacgTTAACTAGTTAATTTTGacagcattatttattattattattattattgttattattattgatcagggcggctgtggctcagtaggtagagtgttCCCAGTGCAACTGttactggtgtgtgaatgtgtgtgtgcttgtgtgagcgaatgagtaactttgagtaggtagaaaagcgctatgtaaaagcaagaccatttatcttttttataaTCTGCTtgtaaacgtttttttttttctgtccttcgTTTAACCTTGTCATTTTGTAATTGTGTTCTGTGGCCTCTTTTAGCCAGGACTCCCTTAAAATGGTTCTTGATCTCTATCTTTTTTTCCAGATTGAacaaattttaaatacaaaaaataaaataaaattgttgtgAGCCTGGCTCACTGTAGATCACTATCAGAGTAACTGCAcatgtcagtacaacacaatacatttCAATAACACTAGTAACACAGACATGATAAtgaacacagttgaatcaacagatTCCTTTGTTATTTGAAACTATGCCGAACACCAGAACCTTTATAAAGCTAAGACTAAGTGAACAGCCCTGTTCATATGGGATAAGATCTACCTTCAGAATTACCCCCCTACATCTGTGCTCCGTGTGGTGTAATTaaacaggataaacaaactctgtattttattcaaatttgcTATCCATAGTTATGTATGTGATACttgatttatagcacatccttcataattcttaagtgacaaagTCCTGGAACCACAAGTCTTGGAAAATAATAACACACCctcaaatcacagagatgtgatTTGTCATGGATTAGTACtatcacaggacctctgtgttaccaGAAATAGCTTAggtcattttactttttatttacaaattatAGATGTGGCCGATTCACATGGAAttaatatcacaaaaaaaaaagaagaaagaactcTGCCCGTGTGAGTTtcacgtgtgtgtctgtgtgtgttgcgtaCCAGCCAGTCGGTGTGGGATGGAGTTGGAGTGCTGGCTCAGGTAGTTCTTGTTGAAGCTCTGAGGGTTGCTCTCTCCAAACAGTCTGGTGATCTCTTGCCTCAACACCGTCCTCACTGCCTCTGCCAAGTCCgcactctcactcactgcacACATGATGAGCAGACCCCAGTCAACCTCTATCACATATGTTCCGAAAGACTTTTTGCCCTATTCTGTCATCCTGACTTACACAAGCAGAATTCTTAATGCAATTTTGAGGATGCAGCTAACTGTGGCTGATGCTCACCTCCTTTGAAGAAGCGCACTAAACACTGGTGTAGCCATGGGTTGGAAGGCTCTATGGCTACAGCCCTCTTTACCGACTGCAGCATCAGCAGGTACTTCTctggaggaagggagagaaataaatgcaaaagttTAGTCCTAAAATGCGCAGGTTTTTCTAATgatggtaaaaaacaaacaaacaaaaaaaactcagttttgtatttgaaaAGAGCCAATGCGTCTCATGTGAGATCCCAAAAGGATCAGACATAGCACACAGCTGCCCAACAGTTCCTACTTCTGGGGAAGAAGCGTCTTCCTTTTAGATACAGCACACAGTTGTTTGCCTGCACGCTGGTTTATTGCCAGATGGCATCAAAGACTAATTGCTACTTGCTCTTCTCATAGACAGGCATGGTGACTGATTTTGTTGATTCTTAAGgacttttgatttgtttgtatttttttttgttcatatcCCATCCCCTACTACTTTTTCCCTATGTTTTACGGCCACGTGAAACATAGACTGAGAGGTGCATAATACAGATTGTGCAAGATAGTAttgtaaatattgttttgaCAATGTTTACTTATATCttgaaaagaaagcaaacaaaaggcCTGTAGACAATAAAGGAGAGGTGcatgaaatgtcttcatttgCCAAACTCGTGCCTCAGAAACCAGTCAACGGACAGGATTCGGTCATGTGGCAATAACATGATCTCCCACAAGCAGtgtcagcagcaacaaaacGCAGGAAATATGTAGGAATCTCGGGTCTCAGCTCAACTTTACCCCAGGATGACAGCGACACGgagagcaacactgacatagacacagaaaaggtatgtgacgaagctcttctgaggctgttcaactccgacactgaagaagatatctatctatctatctatatatatatatatatatatatatatatatatatatatatatacatacatagatagatatagatatatagatagatatagatatatagatatcaTAGAAAAGCTATTTCTTCTTGTCCATATTGCCCACCCATATGGAGACTACATCACTCAGGTAGATATTTTGCTCCAAATCAGTTGAATAGCTAGATTCAAATAAACCTGTCAATTTCATGGCCAGGGCTAATGCATCACAAGAAGCAGACAACTACATCATTAACTGTAGCCTTAGTTAAATCTTTGTTTGCAGAACTGTCCTTCAAACCCTCCAATATCAGAGAAAGTGCTGCtctgaactaaactaaacctttTTCATAGTGACAATCAGCCAAAACGACATTTCTATATGATTGTGCTGCGTTCCAGAAGTGTAACAGTGAGACAACAGCTCACTCTTAGTTTGGGCACTATGTGCttaactgataaaaaataatctgttaGACATGGTGTGTAATAGACCTATGCATTTAATGATTATGTTGGTCACAATCAAGCCTGAATATAAACTCAAAAATAACAGAAGAGTAatagaggatttttttttccaccactgccTACAGCTGAGTGGTGAAATTTGAATTTAACATGAGGAAGAACAAGACCTTTCCTGAAGTAGATCTCAAACGCCAGGAGGTGAGTCTCGATCTTGTTGCGCACCAGGTTCTTGAGAGGGATAAGGAACTTGACTGCCTCCTCCAAAGGATTCTCTGGCTGTTAAAGAAAGTTTACAGTGTCCCATTATTATTGTGCAATAAATGGAGCAGCTGTACTCAGAGCATGGAGCAAAGGATTCAGTCATGCTGTCAGCCCACCTTGGCCAGTTTGTCTGGTATTAGCTCCTCTTTAGGTCCTCCAATCTCCTCGTCAtcgtcctccttcttcttctttgcatttttttgctgcttctccttctctgcgttcttcttctcctcttctaaCTGGGCCTTCTTCTGGGCCCTTCGCTGTTTGTTGCGCAGTTTCTTCAGCTCCTTGTCTGTCAGATTCTCtacacagaacaacaacagaatatattttaatttagtttctaataattatgataattCACTTCCAAAAATGCGTTGCACACTGCAAACATTAAGAAACAGCAGTGTTATAGTTACGCATTCCACTTTGTGTGCCAACTAAATCTACAGACGGATGTTGCCTTACTGCTCTTGGACAGGATggtatttgtaaaatatttggCTCTATAGTTTTTACAAGGACTTCATCTAAATAATGGATGCAAGATGTATCATTTGACCAGAAGTGGCtgattccacacacacacaaagagacagagtcTGACCAGTATCTGCCTGGCTCTCCTTGTTGTCGTCAGTCAGAGGTTTGTCATGCAGGGCCAGGTAGATTTGGATGGCAGTTCGAGCCGCTTTGTAGTAGAAGGGATGCTGCCGCAGGACGTCCTCCAGCTTCAGCAGGTCCACGTAAGAGCGCAACGTCATCTTCCTCATGCAGTAGGTGTGGAAGTCAAACTGGTCATCAGTGATCTCCACAAAATGCTGGTAGAGACAAAATGAGATAGGATATATTGTATATTAGGCTGCTGGTCATAGTTCATATCACTTTAAAtatccatctttttttattattaaaaacggCTACAATAGTTGGTGGTATATTAGATGCTCCATTAACATGATGTACTGTCTGTAGTGTATATCCAGCCCTATGATAATACAGAGGGtggaattcatttatttatggaaagaaaatacactgaaagaaaataacagtaataacGGGGAACATATTATTGGGGGTTAGAAATGCTATCTAACTACGACACAATACAACATAATAGAGGTCAGTGAGCAGCACTTAGTCCCAGCAAGACTTTGTAGTAAGTGTTTTGCAGGTAATAATTATATAGACACTAGGCACACctggtacacctgttcaattgcttgttaacacaaacagctaaccagccaatcacatggctgcaatttaaCGCATTTAtacatgtagaggtgatcaagacaacttgctgaagttcaattTGGATGTCAATCTAACCATTCAACTCTAAAGCTCTGTGTACAGTCTCAGTATTAATGCCCAAACATGTTTGAAACTAGCTGTTCCTTAGTTGCCAAGACATATGCTATAATTAATGATTGTGATTTTGTGGTTTATATTACTTTAAAGTCATTCAGGAGTCGACACTCATAATACAGTCATAAGTTGATTAGTTAGGATTAAAGAAGAACGTAGGTAGACtttaaataaaggtttcacGAAGTTCATCTGTGTTCATCCAGATATGAGACTCATGGACAAGTGGAGAATAAACTCACCCTCTCAATCTCGTGGCACTTCTTCAGAGCCTCTCCAAACTTGTTCATGGCCTTGTAGGACAAGGCACACTCCGTCTGGAACCACATGCACTGCATCTCATTCAGGTTCTCCACTGCCGATGTCCCCTCCTGGAACCACATGTTGGAACACAATCTTTCATTATCAGTTCCATTCATTCACGTTAGCCATGTGAATTTTACCTACAAAGGACAAGGCTAGAAGTCAGAAAAGTTACAAATCAAAACAGCACCACAAGctgcaaatgaaacaaaaactgtaacaaaaccatttcaatttcttttctattaccaTTTCCCACACCCTTCCTGTCAGAGTCTCTGCCCTGGAACGCTGTATATCTGACCTGATGGGCTCCATACTATCATCTGTATATCTGTTGTCTTGGTCTCATTAACcagccccagtcttcatggcctcctccagttgtccactcctacctggatgaacaattcaccaacctgcccatgattcctgttatactcacaaactgtcacagatcatcagcgaTGTGTTATAtcactagaccctacatgtttccttcagcttgatgtacagtgggggaaataagtatttgatcccctgctgaatttgtaagtttgcccacttccatagaaatgatcagactctggtttttatggttgtttactggttatgggtatagacagaatatcaatcgaaaatgcataaaaaacacacaatctaaaagttataaattgttatgtattttattaagggaaataagtatttgatccccaagcacaacacaagtcagtactttgtagagaaacctttgttggcaagcacagcgatgagacgtttcttgtagttggtcaccaggtttgcacacagcgcaggagggattttggcccattcatctttacagacagtctctaaatccttcaagtttcttggctgcctcttggaaactcggagcttcagctccctccacaggttttcgatcgggttaaggtctggagactgactaggccactccatgaccttaatatgcttcttcttgagccactcctttgttgtcctggcagtatgttttgggtcattgtcatgttggaaaacccacccacgaggcatcttcggtgttcttgctgaggaaagaaggtttttgtccaagatgttacagtacatggctgcattcattggccccataatgcggtgaagttgccctgtaccctttgctgaaaaacagccccaaaacatgatgtttccacctccatgcttaactgtgggtatggtgttctttgggtcatactcacgttttttcatcctccaaacacggcgggtcgagttaatgccaaatagctcaactttggtttcgtcagaccacagcactttctcccaagccttctctgagtcatttagatgttcactggcaaacttaaggcgggcctgtacatgtgccttcttgagcagggggaccttgcgggcactgcaagagttcaatccataacggcgcagtgtgttgccaactgttttcttggtgacggaggtcccaactgcttccagatcattaacaagctcctgccgtgttgttttaggctgctccctcacctttctcatcatcatcctcactccatgagacGAGAccgagctccagaccgaggacagttgatggtccttttatgggtcttccacttgcgaataatggcaccaatagttgtcaccttctcaccaagccttttgctgatggttttgtaacctataccagccttgtgcaggtctacaatcttgtccctgacaccttttgacagctctttggtcttgcccatggtgctgtagaagttggaatgtaagaaactgattcttagagcaggtgtgctttatatacatgacgagttaagatcaggagtattggtaattagttgactgagcacagctgtgtgccacatgcgcaccagccaatctgtaggagcctgaattctaagtgaattgttggggatcaaatacttatttcccttaataaaatacataacaatttataacttttagattgtgtgttttttatgcattttcgattgatattctgtctatacccataaccagtaaacaaccataaaaaccagagtctgatcatttctatggaagtgggcaaacttacaaattcagcaggggatcaaatacttatttcccccactgtatgtatctatgacagaagtttgtttatcttgtttctcctgctcttcttttctctctatcttctctgtttctaaccggctggccttcggcagatgggttcctccatatgagctgggttctaatcaaggtttctttctgataaagggagtttttccttgtcaccgtcgccctcaggctgctctggaggttgcggactggtttttgtgaagtcttgagacaatttgtattgctattggcactatataaataaaattaaattgaattctCCTACCCGCGTGAACTTGGAGCACATCTCCTCTGCTTCTTTGATGAGGCCGGCCTTCAGCATGTACTTGGCACACTTGGAGTTGATAAAGCGATCAGCAGTGTCCAGGGCCTGGGCCTCGTCCATCCACCGAGCTGCCTCCTTTATGTTGCCTGCATGCTACAGGGTCGTGGAAGAGGGTTAGAGGAGAGGGAAGGGCTTTACACCACACTAAATACCCCATTAAATCCAagtgcagtgtgtgtttctcttaaACCTTGTAGATCTTGGCTTTGATGAGGAAGAGCTCGATGAGTGTGGGCGTGCTGTCGATAGCAGCGTTGATGTACTCCAGGGCCAGGATGGGCTGGCCTATGAAGTCAAAGTGCTGGGCCAGGAAATACTGCACCCACAGCAAGGTGGTGGGGGGCTCCTCCTTCCCATCATCTACATACAGCAGCGCAAGTCAAACTTATGTTACATATTGATGATTGGTAGTTTGAAGTCTCTCTAGAGCCTTCTGCACTCTCCTTAAACTAAAAGTTATGAACCAGGCACAAGGCACTTAATCATACATGAATATAAACTATTAACTAAACCCTAATATAATgataaatgatgaaaagttcATTATCAAGAAGCACTCACCGTTTTCATTAAACATTCGGCAGCTTTTTAAACAGGTTTCATAGCCAACTACTAATTCTTGAATGATTGTAACctgaatgtggagaaaaaaacaaggtcACAAGTTTATTTCAGACGATGGAAAGACATATAAATGTGACAGCACATAAAATGAGCTTAAATGACAAATTCCTAAccttttctttgtcagtgtAGAGGGATTTGAGGGTAGTGAAGACAGGCGGGCAGCCTTTGGTAAAGTTCATCCTCAGGTAGCTGTTCAGACATTCACGAAACTTCTCCCCTGGCCAGCACAACACATAGTAAAAGGTACAATAAAGTGAGATTTGAACTGTCACACTGCACTGACTGAAAATCATACAGAAGAATTCgaatttaatgatttaatgatgcagatggacactgacacaaacacttaaAGGAATCATGGTGTTCATCTGCTTATTTTAATGACAGCGGTTAATATACCTGAACAACTATTTGAACTGTTCACTGAACCAAAGATCGGAGAATTGTAAACATGTGATCATGTAGAACAGCAACGTTGAGCAAGAtaagataaataacaaaaagccatttcctttgtttaataaaagaacaagatATAGACCTGTTGTATAGGAATGGTGACCTGAAATGACTTCTGTTGTGATCTGGTGCTGTatacaaaataacaacatagtaactaattaaaattaagtaatttccccctgtgatcaataaagtaattctgattctgaaataaaataatggcaGGGGGAACACTGAAACTTCATTGTCATGCCTCATCCTGAGTCCAAGCAGTATTGTTGTGTTACTGTCCACATGATGTACTGTGTTTACCTGTGAGGAAATTAAGAGACAGCCTTCGGGGAACTAGGCCTTTAGGAAACTTCACCCAAGACTCTTCATAAATCTTGTGACGGTCCTCTGCACTTCCTAGAGACAAAGAAATTAGGGGTGCACGATAATTATCGGCCCAATATCAGGGAATTATGACATCATTCAGATAAGTCCAATATTATGACTTATCGGCTcgataacatataatatatatttttgtcagcactgcagtgttagttcttgttttttttttttttttgcacggcCTGCAGTGAATGCTGCGTTCAAGTGGCATCAGTATAATCGGAAAAACAACCTTCTGCctgaaaaaatgcattactcCCTCATGTCGGAAAACAACTCGTCAACTCTGTCATAATTTTggtagtagctgactgctatcaacgtcttatccacagtattttactgaTTGCCCTGGATGTTACACATAAATCatagaaatgtgaaaaaaaaaccgCGACCTCGATTCACACTTACGCGTGATCTCATCTCGAAACACAgcgattcttaagcattttatatcttgcggcatcacaaacaaatgctcccatttcttcccagattttttcaagcgcccctaaaggcagcactgccgctcACTCTTCcctcgacctatggtaaagcatctttacaacacgtgattcgGTCAGTGGAGGAAACCgtctgcagttgagtgtgtggaaacagtgagggagagaagcagagagaagtcagtgGTAAAGAGAGTTGAATGGATGGAAAACAAACCCCAGATGGTAGTGGCGAACCGAACTCGTGCCCAATAACACATGCTCtacattctaaggaaatctcaatgcttgatactctacttgaatcaccatttgaatgtttttttgttttgttgaagttcatcagtgcaataaacattttgtaaaaaaataaataaataaataacaataataataattgtgccaaagaatcgtgatctcacttctaagcaaaaaataattgtgactcacattttttccagaatcgtgcagccctatgGGGAATGCACTATTTCACttgatttacttttaaacctgatgcaaagtatCTAGGTCTAGAGGCCTTTATTTgttgatgttcatttgaaatatcagatagttttgtttgaccctgtcttttagcaaatgttttcTAGCTACTagttttttcatctgaaaaaagaaatatcttcaatttaagagtcaaaactgtttgttcattagtctttcttaTCTCCAGGTTATTGGTATCggcctttggaagcagaaagttatcggtttcgttttttaaaaaaaagttatcgcGCATCCCTAAAAGAAATAGAATCATAATGTGGCACATTTCAAGATATTAGCTATGATAGTTGTAAGTGCACTGTGACCAGCCAAACAATGCAGATAACAAAAATCCAAACTGTATAGTggtcagaaaacacagaaaccacaaaaatatgacaaaacacAGGAATCATCTAGAACTCCTGCTATATAAAACTGTTATTGCAGTTAAGCTCTGATAACAGGCATATAATatggtggctgtggctcagtaggtagagcagggtTAGTGGTTGGATGCATGGACATTGACCACATACCAAAGTCTTGATTACAAAACCCTCAAAGACTCAAACCCAAGTTGGTGCTTGGCACTGGtttgtagatgtgtgtgtgtgtgtgtgtgtgtgtgtgtgcttgtgccaGTGATGAATAGATGTGTCAATGTGACTGTAAAGAGCTTTTAGcaccaacaggtagaaaagtgctTCATGAATACAAGACCTtaaataacatttgaaaattaaatcaatCCATCAAATGACGATGCCCATACAACTATAGATCTAACTCACCTGGCTTTAAGGCATTTTCCAAGCCCTGGTAGTAGGCCCAATTCTCTGGGTTCCTCTCCTGGAGTCTCCTGTAAACCTCCAAAGCCTCCTCGGGCCTCtccagcttcagcagcagctctcctACAAACACACGTTTATACTGCATTTCTATAGTAAGGTATTTTGAACACTAACACTGATCTTCAATAACATGCACTAAGCCTGTTCTGTTGGTGGCACAGCAGGTGGGATGGAACAGACTATTTATTGCTCATAATAACAACATCTAAACATCTGGCTGAACTCTTTCAGCAGATCTACCCTCTGTACACTTTAAGAGAACTTGAAATACAGAGTTACTGATTAAACGACAGTCAGCTTACCTCTGGTCTCCTCCACAGCCAGTTTGTCACAGATCTGTTTCTCGTAGTTGTTGAGGTGATCGAGGGCCTCCTTATACAGGCCTGCCTCCCTCAGAACTTGGTTCTGATACAGCAGCAGCTCACTGTACTCATAGTCCACCTTGTCTGGAGATGtctagacaaacacacagaaacacaatgagAAATTCAGCAGTTACAGCCAAAGAAACAACACTGGGACAAACTAATGATGCCAGCGAAATTCACACTTCACTTGTATTCTAGTTTGgcttgttgaattttatttattgatccacaGGCTATCAGCGGGAACCTAATTAGAAGAGAGACGATCAGCTCAGTCCAAGTATTTCTGCATGACAGTAGTGTTCATGCAGGCTCAGCTGTGTCTTCATGTATGGAATATAGACAGTGAAACCAGAAAGTTTCAGTGACACCAGAAGGCCAGACACTCCTGACCGAAAACTAAATTTAAACGGCTGTCTGGAGGTacttcattaaatatatatatatatatatacacacacacacacatattattaaCATACTGGGCACAAACGATATTATGATAAGAACCACAAACAA
Protein-coding regions in this window:
- the LOC125008407 gene encoding N-alpha-acetyltransferase 15, NatA auxiliary subunit-like, yielding MPTVTLPPKENALFKRILRCYEHKQYRNGLKFCKQILGNPKFAEHGETLAMKGLTLNCLGKKEEAYELVRRGLRNDLKSHVCWHVYGLLQRSDKKYDEAIKCYRNALKWDKDNLQILRDLSLLQIQMRDLEGYRETRYQLLQLRPAQRASWIGYAVAYHLLEDFEMAAKIVEEFRKTQQTSPDKVDYEYSELLLYQNQVLREAGLYKEALDHLNNYEKQICDKLAVEETRGELLLKLERPEEALEVYRRLQERNPENWAYYQGLENALKPGSAEDRHKIYEESWVKFPKGLVPRRLSLNFLTGEKFRECLNSYLRMNFTKGCPPVFTTLKSLYTDKEKVTIIQELVVGYETCLKSCRMFNENDDGKEEPPTTLLWVQYFLAQHFDFIGQPILALEYINAAIDSTPTLIELFLIKAKIYKHAGNIKEAARWMDEAQALDTADRFINSKCAKYMLKAGLIKEAEEMCSKFTREGTSAVENLNEMQCMWFQTECALSYKAMNKFGEALKKCHEIERHFVEITDDQFDFHTYCMRKMTLRSYVDLLKLEDVLRQHPFYYKAARTAIQIYLALHDKPLTDDNKESQADTENLTDKELKKLRNKQRRAQKKAQLEEEKKNAEKEKQQKNAKKKKEDDDEEIGGPKEELIPDKLAKPENPLEEAVKFLIPLKNLVRNKIETHLLAFEIYFRKEKYLLMLQSVKRAVAIEPSNPWLHQCLVRFFKGVSESADLAEAVRTVLRQEITRLFGESNPQSFNKNYLSQHSNSIPHRLAAAKMMVYLEPSSDKMACEIATALDESLSGKSIQICTEVLEALRDGQLGDGQQKVAEAYRAACHKIYPYSLSFMPPGYQDNITTISANGDLSAGEHDDMANEM